From a region of the Mercurialis annua linkage group LG1-X, ddMerAnnu1.2, whole genome shotgun sequence genome:
- the LOC126668838 gene encoding uncharacterized protein LOC126668838 yields MTSYRFSSCYIQEVKNFLNVAKDFTDSNGRVRCPCKNCINIYLKPLQEVKMDLYQYGISENYTNWVHHGETSQPRDSLDGSINSDNELEDSGNDVSEMLDDMCNATFMDTDMEDRLPNQDNNMLEGEVAKFAKLWNDSHCELYPGSQKYSKLSFLLKMINIKALTNSSNKSFFSNLELFKDALPRGETLPSSSYEVKKLMRDLGLGYVTIDACVNDCVLFWKENENLDTCPTCKAPRWKLGFGKRKKVAQKILRHFPLVPRLQRLFMSKDIGENMRWHKEKRVDDDTIRHPADATEWKDFDQKYAWFGKDARNVRLGLASDGFNPFGNMSTSYSMWPVIVTPYNLPPWKCMKENFLMLSLLIPGKESPGNNIDVYLRPLIDELKELWETGVTTYDAYSGKNFQLHAALLWTINDFPAYGMLSGWSTKGKLACPVCNKWTCSLTLKNGVKQCYMGHRRYLHAQHSWRKSRKFDGKPEHGSKPEELSGDEVLRQLDLLPKSLVFGKTPNQKKRARGPEELNWTKRSIFFELPYWKTLKLRHNLDVMHIEKNICENILGTLMNIDGKSKDNIKARMDLEAMGIRKELHLQQKGNKFFMPLACYTLPKPERRKFCEWLQSIRLPDGYASNLSRCVSVQDCKVMGMKSHDYHIFLQRLLPASICGSLRSEVYTALSELSSFFKELCSKTLKRSTVKKLQSDIILIICKLEMIYPPSFFVVMMHLAIHLPREVELGGPVNYRWMYFIERFLRTLKNYVRNLARPEGSIAEAYITKECLNFCSLYFHGVETIYNRVERNNFPVQIGVENGFSIFSNNARPLGATEYKTLSHSDFEKLQWYVLNNCEDVDEYLKIHIEELQKESVIDVQKRHQAGFASWFKECVGRLRATGLVAATDHIYALGLGPDIRIARYSGIIVNGVRFHTVERDNFRRTQNNGVSVTGEHKSKEIEFYGVLTDIIDLQYVNGNHVFLFKCDWWDVGDKNGIKTDGNLVSVNLSRKWYTCDSFVLSSQVQQVFYVSDMKNGGHWKIVQKSFHRNIFDVPEKEKVCNEDSILNDEPYQQYEADNSHEVDQNGGENLELLHPIDVLPDEVDVGQMFQGQNSNPIYSSDEEDDTTINYDDADTNVLEDSNDSDNEDEDDD; encoded by the exons ATGACGTCGTACCGATTTAGTTCATGTTATATTCAAGAGGTCAAAAATTTTCTGAATGTTGCAAAAGACTTTACTGATTCAAATGGCAGAGTTCGATGTCCATGCAAGAActgcatcaatatttatttgaagccaTTGCAAGAAGTAAAAATGGATCTATATCAATATGGAATTAGTGAAAACTACACAAACTGGGTGCACCATGGTGAGACTTCTCAACCTCGTGATAGTTTAGATGGCTCTATTAATTCGGACAATGAATTGGAGGatagtggaaatgatgtttcagaaatgttagatgatatgtgtaatgcaacttttatggacaccgacatggaagacagacttcccaatcaagataataacatgctagaaggagaagtagcaaaatttgctaaattgtggaatgattctcattgtgaactatatcctggaagtcaaaaatattcaaagctctcttttcttcttaagatgattaatatcaaagcactcacaaattctagtaataagtcatttttttcgAATTTGGAGTTGTTCAAGGATGCACTCCCGAGAGGAGAAACCCTTCCAAGCTCAAGTTATGAGGTTAAAAAATTGATGCGTGATTTAGGACTCGGTTACGTAACTATTGATGCTTGTGTAAATGATTGTGTGCTATTTtggaaggaaaatgaaaatcttgacacgtgTCCAACTTGTAAGGCCCCTAGATGGAAATTAGGTTTCGGAAAACGCAAGAAGGTTGCTCAAAAAATTCTTAGACACTTCCCTTTAGTACCTAGACTTCAGAGGTTATTTATGTCTAAAGATATTGGTGAAAATATGAGGTGGCATAAGGAGAAACGTGTAGATGATGATACGATTAGACATCCAGCTGATGCTACGGAATGGAAAGATTTTGACCAGAAATATGCTTGGTTTGGAAAAGATGCTCGTAACGTGCGACTTGGGCTTGCTAGTGATGGATTTAACCCTTTTGGAAATATGAGCACGAGTTATAGCATGTGGCCGGTGATTGTGACGCCATATAACTTACCACCATGGAAATGCATGAAGGagaattttttgatgttatctttgcTTATTCCTGGTAAGGAATCTCCCGGAAATAATATCGATGTATATTTAAGGCCATTAATTGATGAGTTAAAAGAGTTATGGGAGACCGGTGTGACAACATATGATGCATATAGCggtaagaattttcaattacatgctgcattattatggacaataaatgactttccagcatatggaatgttatctggatggagcacaaaaggaaaattggcatgtcctgtgtgtaataagtggacgtgttcgctaacattaaaaaatggaGTGAAGCAATGTTACATGGGTCATCGGAGATATTTACATGCCCAACATTCTTGGAGAAAAAGCAGAAAATTTGATGGCAAACCAGAGCACGGGTCAAAGCCTGAAGAGTTGTCAGGAGATGAAGTTCTAAGGCAATTAGATTTGCTTCCTAAAAGCCTTGTTTTTGGGAAGACACCTAACCAAAAAAAGCGTGCACGTGGTCCTGAAGAGCTCAATTGGACAAAGAGAAGTATATTCTTTGAATTGCCTTActggaaaacattaaaattacgtcataatttagatgtaatgcatattgagaagaatatatgtgaaaatatattgggtacgttgatgaatattgatggaaaatctaaggataacattaaggctcgaatggatttagaagcaatgggtataagaaaagagttacatttacagcaaaagggaaataaattttttatgccaCTTGCTTGTTATACATTACCGAAGCCTGAAAGGAGAAAGTTTTGCGAATGGTTGCAGTCAATCCGGTTGCCAGACGGATATGCTTCCAATCTTTCTCGATGTGTAAGTGTTCAGGACTGCAAAGTTATGGGGATGAAAAGCCATGATTATCATATATTCTTGCAACGGTTACTTCCAGCATCAATTTGTGGGTCTTTGCGTAGTGAGGTTTACACTGCATTATCAGAGTTGAGCTCTTTCTTTAAGGAGCTTTGTTCGAAGACTTTAAAAAGATCTACAGTTAAAAAGTTGCAGAGCGatatcattttgataatatgtaaacTTGAGATGATATATCCTCCATCTTTTTTCGTGGTAATGATGCATTTGGCAATTCATCTGCCACGTGAAGTAGAATTAGGAGGCCCTGTTAACTATAGGTGGATGTACTTTATTGAGAG gttcttacgtactttgaaaaattatgtacGTAACTTAGCTCGACCGGAGGGTTCAATTGCTGAAGCGTATATCACTAAAgaatgtttgaacttttgttcaCTGTATTTTCATGGTGTTGAGACAATATATAATCGCGttgagagaaataattttcctgtgcaaataggagtggaaaatggattttccatattttcaaacaatgcAAGACCTTTAGGAGCTACAGAATATAAAACGTTATCCCattctgattttgaaaaattgcagtggtatgtgcttaacaattgtgaggatgttgatgaatatcttaa GATTCACATTGAAGAATTACAAAAGGAAAGTGTTATAGATGTGCAAAAAAGACATCAGGCAGGATTTGCCAGTTGGTTCAAGGAGTGT gTTGGACGCTTACGTGCTACTGGTTTGGTTGCAGCAACAGATCATATATATGCGTTGGGATTAGGTCCTGATATACGAATTGCTAGGTACAGTGGGATAATTGTCAATGGAGTTAGGTTTCACACAGTTGAGCGTGATAATTTTCGTCGGACTCAAAATAATGGAGTTTCAGTAACGGGAGAGCATAAGTCGAAAGAAATCGAGTTTTATGGTGTGCTAACAGATATCATTGACCTCCAATATGTTAATGGGAATCATGTTTTCTTGTTTAAATGTGATTGGTGGGATGTTGgcgataaaaatggaattaaaacagaTGGCAACTTAGTTTCTGTTAATCTGAGCCGTAAATGGTATACATGTGATTCTTTCGTGTTGAGTTCTCAAGTACAGCAGGTTTTTTATGTCagcgatatgaaaaatggaggtcattggaaaattgtgcaaaaatcatttcacaggaatatatttgatgtgccagaaaaggaaaaagtgtgcaatgaagattcaatattgAATGATGAGCCCTATCAGCAATACGAGGCAGATAATAGTCATGAAGTCGATCAAAATGGTGGTGAAAATTTGGAACTCTTGCATCCTATAGATGtattaccggatgaagttgatgTTGGTCAAATGTTTCAAGGTCAAAACTCAAACCCGATTTATTCTAGCGATGAGGAGGATGATACTACGATCAATTATGATGATGCCGACACTAATGTACTAGAAGACTCAAATGACAGTGACAATGAAGACGAAGACGATGATTAG
- the LOC126668847 gene encoding uncharacterized protein LOC126668847: MHFLHNFLLASPRTARIPLKDFDVVDSADLNDYPWGIDVFKYTFDSLSKRAVLSPGSLIIEDNIYQYRLQGLPYALVCWFYECCPAVENTFAQLVNKDAIPRILRWKAFVPAKYIDVDRDLFVEIASDEMIFRSIVPTPAEMNALRLGDLFKKIKGNEEGYCPAFNILKDGESTSNTSNLNVMEERLEILMAGQKTIKDDIMDLKRLFTSKCSELLTVVNSLNDRLTLIGDSKTVEIEKHDVSDGLQTRVDKGKKVVLPAEDISVKPSKNGTSIVTEQEERDGRESVVPVSADTKATSSKERDGRESADEEEGAEKVELEDLVCEKAVLEGKDDRGEPCVIVSSEHVDVISPNFEVSRQSELNLKSPPDDTINQTKKNASESIAEFKSKESGPSSSRFIPTQTGCKVRICPFDANHILFSDATKQDIIQNWLEEGRPKGAKFVSRLTFFSSVLMLTYLIFFSLFV, encoded by the exons ATGCATTTTTTGCATAACTTCTTGCTTGCTTCACCGAGGACTGCTCGTATCCCTTTGAAGGACTTTGACGTAGTTGATTCGGCTGATTTGAACGACTATCCATGGGGTATTGACGTTTTCAAGTACACGTTTGATTCTTTGTCAAAAAGAGCTGTTCTTAGTCCGGGATCTCTTATTATTGAAGACAACATTTACCAGTATCGACTTCAAGGTTTACCATATGCACTGGTATGTTGGTTCTACGAGTGTTGCCCGGCGGTGGAAAATACCTTTGCTCAGCTAGTGAACAAAGATGCTATCCCGCGGATTCTGAGGTGGAAAGCATTCGTTCCTGCAAAATACATTGATGTTGACAGGGATTTATTTGTTGAGATTGCATCCGATGAG ATGATTTTCCGATCAATTGTTCCAACCCCGGCAGAGATGAATGCCCTTCGTCTAGGTgacttattcaaaaaaattaagggaaACGAGGAGGGTTATTGTCCGGCATTTAATATATTGAAGGACGGTGAATCAACGTCGAACACTTCGAATTTAAATGTTATGGAAGAGAGGCTGGAAATTTTGATGGCTGGTCAAAAGACGATTAAGGATGATATAatggatttgaaacgtttattcaCTTCCAAATGTTCCGAACTTTTGACAGTTGTCAATTCATTGAATGATAGGCTAACTCTGATTGGTGATTCTAAAACg GTTGAAATTGAGAAACATGATGTTTCTGATGGCTTGCAGACAAGGGTTGACAAAGGAAAAAAGGTTGTTCTTCCTGCAGAGGACATTTCAGTGAAACCAAGTAAAAATGGTACTTCTATAGTAACGGAACAAGAAGAAAGGGATGGTAGGGAGTCTGTTGTTCCTGTTTCTGCTGATACTAAAGCTACTTCCAGCAAAGAAAGGGATGGTAGGGAGTCtgctgatgaagaagaaggtgcTGAAAAAGTCGAATTGGAAGATTTGGTTTGCGAGAAGGCTGTACTTGAAGGCAAGGATGACCGTGGTGAACCTTGTGTTATTGTTTCTTCCGAACACGTTGATGTTATCTCTCCGAATTTTgag GTTTCGCGACAAAGCGAGTTGAATTTAAAATCTCCACCAGATGACACCATCAATCagactaaaaaaaatgcaagtgaaTCGATTGCTGAATTCAAATCAAAGGAG TCTGGTCCTTCTTCAAGCCGCTTCATACCGACGCAAACTGGTTGTAAAGTCCGTATTTGTCCATTTGATGCTAATCACATTTTATTCAGTGATGCCACCAAACAAGACATCATTCAGAATTGGCTGGAAGAAGGACGTCCTAAAGGGGCCAAGTTCGTATCTCGACTAACTTTTTTCAGTTCTGTTTTAATgctcacttatttaatttttttttctttgtttgtttag
- the LOC126668854 gene encoding uncharacterized protein LOC126668854 yields MRLYSQAHRKKDGSWIDPEAGDKYEQMEAIRSKALEEGVAIDGRKILQKVLDIPKSGYARGLGYGAKRITAKESEFEARLQAEKFETEKQVKELNDQIQNQQVKIDNISQSYSKLKHLVQQMLNAKDDEEISIDGDETCIDGCEKSLDDEPSNDWYVTAYLNIFFNSLRF; encoded by the exons ATGAGGCTCTACAGTCAAGCACACCGTAAAAAAGACGGCTCATGGATTGACCCAGAAGCTGGAGATAAATAC gaacAAATGGAAGCTATTCGCTCAAAAGCACTCGAGGAAGGCGTTGCAATTGATGGGAGGAAAATTCTACAAAAGGTTTTGGATATACCGAAGTCTGGTTATGCTCGTGGACTCGGATATGGAGCCAAACGGATAACAGCTAAAGAATCAGAGTTTGAAGCTCGTTTACAAGCAGAGAAGTTTGAGACTGAAAAGCAAGTTAAAGAACTAAAtgaccaaattcaaaatcaacaggTGAAAATTGATAACATTTCTCAATCATATAGCAAACTCAAGCATCTTGTTCAACAAATGTTGAATGCAAAAGATGATGAGGAAATATCTATTGATGGCGACGAAACATGTATCGATGGCTGTGAAAAATCTCTTGATGACGAACCATCTAATGATTGGTATGTGACGgcttacttaaatatattttttaattcgttacgcttttaa